One Gemmatimonadaceae bacterium DNA segment encodes these proteins:
- a CDS encoding SusC/RagA family TonB-linked outer membrane protein translates to MSNSLVRGLLAAATLWSVAAQGAGAQQGGVTRITGRVTDSEGGAPLEGAQVRIDGSPIGTMTSADGRFTMVRVQPGTYQLRVVRIGYLSDVKPLTVTAGQTTTIDFALKRAPYQLEAVVTTATGQQLTRELGNSIAKIDASELVSKQPITSMQDVLNGRTAGVTMIASSGTVGGGARIRVRGLSSASLSNDPLVIIDGVRVEQGSPDIAAGFGDTYVGGGRPNFLNNLNPEEIESMEIVKGPSAATLYGTQSANGVIVITTKKGRQSAPKWQLFGGGGTSENTYDYGAQYYNKGVRKSGGGEIDCTLAREASGLCTLTQQYRRNLLMDDSTTPFKTGVRQNYGAQVSGGTESLRYFVSGTWENEIGVLQMPTSETELLKAERDVESVPRWQRLPNQLAKSSLRGNFGMPVWGNGDLQLSSGFISSSTLIPQTGDNLYGVIGSGLFGTANPLNPAGWGFASPRQAFSRGTTRDVRQFVNSASANWKPRDWLSTRAIVGLDFMNWQDATKIRNGEGCTFCGIEWEGLRAINRYSNERYSVDAGATATKNVWTDFNSKTSIGVQWNRDGRFATYNSGKILPPGGATIDAGAQKSSAEQTTEFVTAGAYIEQQVGWKDKVFVTAAVRRDLNSAFGKNFGAATYPKATVSWVIRDDGAAKWINNFRPRFAWGVSGQQPNANASITYLRPITATLLNSEAPAVTFGALGNNDLKPERSREIEGGFDFTTLRNRISLQVTFYDKRTEDAIVQRNLPPSQTAGASVFDNVGVVSNKGLEVSLNARLLDNNLIQYDAQVEGSWNKNRLESLADGIEPFGGFGYQNAPGRPLFSNYWPNMTGFKDANGDGVIVASEVTTTGVSVYGGPSVPTRTLSLNNTIGLLKNKLRLNGLFDYRGGNVMHQISDGFACALGPNNCAATHVKGTPLREQARAVIAGAALGAYWEKGDFVRLREVSATYTVPSRFASLAKAREASIVLSGRNLWMWTKEFTGADPESQTSGTDATPYSFVMLAQPRYLTFRVNLSY, encoded by the coding sequence ATGAGCAATTCCCTTGTTCGAGGGCTTCTCGCCGCTGCGACACTGTGGTCCGTCGCGGCACAAGGTGCTGGTGCTCAGCAGGGTGGCGTCACGCGCATCACCGGTCGGGTGACCGACAGTGAAGGCGGTGCTCCGCTCGAAGGAGCGCAGGTGCGGATCGATGGTTCCCCCATCGGGACGATGACCAGCGCCGATGGTCGCTTCACGATGGTGCGGGTACAGCCGGGCACCTACCAGCTGCGCGTGGTTCGCATCGGCTACCTGTCCGACGTGAAGCCGCTGACGGTCACCGCCGGGCAGACGACGACGATCGACTTCGCGCTCAAGCGCGCCCCCTATCAGTTGGAAGCGGTCGTGACGACCGCGACGGGGCAGCAGCTCACGCGCGAACTGGGCAACTCGATCGCGAAGATCGATGCGTCCGAACTCGTCTCGAAGCAGCCCATCACGTCGATGCAGGATGTGCTGAACGGGCGCACCGCCGGCGTCACGATGATTGCCTCGAGCGGGACGGTGGGAGGCGGCGCGCGCATCCGTGTTCGCGGCCTGTCGTCGGCGTCGCTCTCCAACGACCCGCTGGTGATCATCGATGGCGTACGGGTTGAGCAGGGGAGCCCTGACATCGCAGCGGGCTTCGGCGACACGTATGTAGGTGGCGGGCGCCCGAACTTTCTCAACAACCTCAATCCTGAGGAGATCGAGTCGATGGAGATCGTGAAGGGGCCCTCGGCGGCGACCCTTTACGGCACCCAGTCGGCCAACGGCGTCATCGTCATCACCACCAAGAAGGGGCGCCAGAGCGCGCCCAAGTGGCAGCTCTTTGGTGGCGGCGGCACGTCGGAGAACACCTACGACTACGGCGCCCAGTACTACAACAAGGGCGTGCGCAAGAGTGGCGGAGGTGAGATCGACTGCACGCTTGCCCGCGAGGCCTCCGGGCTCTGCACGCTCACGCAGCAGTACCGTCGGAACCTCCTGATGGACGACTCGACCACGCCGTTCAAGACAGGCGTGCGCCAGAACTATGGCGCGCAAGTCAGCGGTGGGACGGAGTCGCTTCGCTACTTCGTGAGCGGGACGTGGGAGAACGAGATCGGCGTCCTGCAGATGCCGACATCGGAAACGGAGCTTCTCAAGGCCGAGCGCGACGTCGAGAGCGTGCCGCGCTGGCAGCGCCTCCCCAATCAGCTCGCCAAGTCGTCACTGCGCGGCAACTTCGGTATGCCGGTGTGGGGGAACGGAGATTTGCAGCTGTCGAGCGGTTTCATCTCGTCCTCGACGCTCATCCCGCAGACGGGCGACAATCTGTATGGCGTGATCGGGTCCGGGCTCTTCGGCACTGCCAACCCGCTCAACCCGGCGGGGTGGGGCTTCGCCTCACCTCGCCAGGCGTTCTCACGCGGCACCACGCGTGACGTGCGCCAGTTCGTTAATTCGGCCTCGGCCAACTGGAAGCCGCGCGACTGGCTGTCGACGCGCGCGATTGTCGGCCTGGACTTCATGAACTGGCAGGACGCCACAAAGATCCGCAACGGCGAAGGGTGCACCTTCTGCGGCATCGAGTGGGAGGGGCTTCGCGCGATCAACCGGTACAGTAACGAGCGCTACTCCGTGGATGCCGGCGCGACGGCCACGAAGAACGTCTGGACCGACTTCAACAGCAAGACGTCCATCGGCGTGCAGTGGAATCGCGACGGGCGCTTTGCCACGTACAACTCCGGGAAGATCCTTCCGCCGGGCGGTGCGACCATCGACGCCGGGGCGCAGAAGTCGTCCGCCGAACAAACTACCGAGTTTGTCACCGCCGGAGCATACATCGAGCAGCAAGTCGGATGGAAGGACAAGGTCTTCGTGACCGCCGCCGTGCGCCGCGACCTGAACTCCGCGTTCGGCAAGAATTTCGGCGCCGCGACGTATCCGAAGGCAACGGTGTCGTGGGTCATACGCGATGACGGCGCGGCCAAGTGGATCAACAACTTCCGGCCACGATTCGCGTGGGGCGTCTCGGGGCAGCAGCCGAATGCCAACGCCTCGATCACCTATCTCCGTCCCATTACCGCCACGTTGCTCAACAGCGAGGCGCCGGCCGTGACCTTTGGTGCGTTAGGCAACAATGATCTCAAGCCGGAGCGGTCGCGCGAGATCGAGGGCGGGTTCGACTTCACGACGCTCCGCAACCGCATCTCGCTGCAGGTGACCTTCTACGACAAGCGCACCGAAGACGCCATCGTCCAGCGTAACCTTCCCCCGTCGCAAACCGCCGGTGCCTCGGTCTTCGACAACGTCGGCGTCGTCAGCAACAAGGGGCTCGAGGTCTCGCTCAATGCGCGCCTCCTCGACAACAACCTCATCCAGTACGACGCACAGGTCGAGGGATCGTGGAACAAGAACCGGCTGGAGTCGTTGGCTGACGGGATCGAACCGTTCGGGGGCTTCGGCTACCAGAACGCACCTGGCCGCCCGCTGTTCTCCAATTACTGGCCGAACATGACCGGCTTCAAAGACGCCAACGGTGACGGTGTCATCGTGGCGAGCGAGGTCACGACGACGGGCGTATCGGTCTACGGTGGCCCCAGCGTCCCGACGCGCACGCTGTCGCTCAACAACACGATCGGGTTGCTCAAGAACAAGCTCCGCCTCAACGGGCTGTTCGACTATCGTGGTGGCAACGTCATGCACCAGATCTCCGACGGCTTTGCCTGCGCACTGGGCCCCAACAACTGCGCCGCGACGCACGTGAAGGGGACACCGCTGCGCGAGCAGGCGCGCGCCGTGATTGCGGGAGCCGCGCTGGGCGCATACTGGGAAAAGGGTGACTTCGTGCGCCTGCGTGAGGTGTCGGCGACCTACACGGTCCCGTCGCGTTTCGCCTCACTGGCCAAGGCGCGCGAGGCGAGCATCGTCCTCTCCGGGCGCAACCTGTGGATGTGGACCAAGGAGTTCACCGGCGCTGACCCGGAGTCGCAGACGTCGGGGACCGATGCCACGCCGTATTCGTTCGTGATGCTGGCGCAGCCCCGCTACCTCACGTTCCGCGTCAACCTGAGCTACTGA
- a CDS encoding threonine/serine dehydratase: MAVRTPLLPFDALSERTGASVWIKPEMLQRGGAFKFRGAYSYLARLSPEARARGVVAPSSGNHAQAVAYAARLFGVPATVVMPTTVTQAKRGGAERLGARIELAGTTTRDRMDRALELVADEGMTLVPPYDDANIIAGQGTAGLEIAEDLPHVTTVLVPVGGGGLSAGVAAAIKYLVPTARVIGVEPSGAPKLTRAREAGEPVVLPQTGSIADGLLAVRIGTTTFAHHRRFIDDVVTVDDGAMLVAMRLLLDRAKLVAEPSGAITVAALAAGRVKLAAGERVVCVLSGGNIEWDGLLELLGNG, encoded by the coding sequence GTGGCGGTTCGCACCCCGCTGTTGCCGTTTGACGCGCTGAGCGAGCGCACCGGCGCCTCGGTCTGGATCAAGCCGGAAATGCTGCAGCGAGGGGGGGCCTTCAAGTTCCGGGGCGCGTACAGCTACCTCGCTCGGCTGTCGCCGGAGGCGAGGGCGCGGGGAGTAGTTGCACCGTCTTCGGGGAATCACGCCCAGGCGGTGGCGTATGCGGCGCGCCTCTTCGGTGTCCCGGCCACGGTGGTGATGCCGACGACGGTCACGCAGGCAAAGCGTGGCGGCGCCGAGCGATTGGGGGCGCGCATCGAACTCGCGGGGACGACGACACGCGACCGCATGGATCGCGCGCTCGAACTTGTCGCCGACGAGGGGATGACGCTGGTGCCACCCTACGACGACGCGAACATCATCGCCGGGCAGGGGACGGCGGGGCTCGAGATCGCCGAAGATCTTCCGCACGTGACGACGGTCCTCGTCCCCGTGGGAGGGGGCGGGTTGAGCGCTGGCGTAGCGGCGGCGATCAAGTACCTGGTGCCGACGGCGCGAGTGATCGGCGTGGAGCCGTCGGGGGCGCCAAAGCTCACGCGGGCGCGCGAGGCCGGCGAGCCGGTGGTCCTTCCGCAGACGGGGAGCATCGCCGACGGGCTGCTGGCGGTGCGCATCGGGACGACGACGTTCGCGCACCACCGCCGGTTCATCGATGACGTGGTGACGGTGGACGACGGCGCGATGTTGGTCGCGATGCGCCTGCTCCTCGACCGGGCCAAGCTGGTGGCGGAGCCGAGCGGGGCGATCACGGTGGCGGCGCTGGCGGCCGGGCGCGTGAAGCTTGCAGCTGGCGAGCGCGTCGTGTGCGTGCTGAGCGGGGGGAACATCGAGTGGGACGGACTGCTGGAGCTGCTGGGGAATGGCTAG
- a CDS encoding diguanylate cyclase encodes MASARILIADDDTSIVQTMTWVLKEHGYEVAAAHQGVRVLELMEERTPDLVLLDVMFPDADGYQILERIKGDERFRDVPVLMVSSLPPEEAAVRTLGLGAADFVKKPFRVKELLARIQAQLRMRAILRSANDTLRHVQTELQRVREEAENRRKLVDILHDVTDDLSSDEIYHLLARRVARALDLTHCSVILARVGERPRVVATAFEQASLRNFELDLDRYPEIRAALDSGRPVLVEDVMTSPLYADVRQRWVRDGTMVSTRSVIALPFALDQTQAGVFFLRRALNEPPLTPEDIEFADTVVKAAVAAVQRAKVLETTMADNRRLEVLAHTDPLTAVLNRRALTERLASELDRVRRYESQVSVLLIDIDHFKRVNDSYGHLVGDDVLMDVGALLQSAVRSVDVVARYGGEEFVIALPETGLMGATAFAERIRELIEAHPFQHAGGSVLRLTASVGVATYPSPGLDSVEDLLATADQALYRAKAEGRNRVRT; translated from the coding sequence ATGGCTAGCGCCCGCATCCTGATTGCCGACGACGACACGTCGATCGTCCAGACGATGACGTGGGTCCTCAAGGAGCACGGCTACGAGGTGGCGGCCGCGCACCAGGGGGTGCGCGTCCTCGAGCTGATGGAGGAGCGCACCCCCGACCTGGTCTTGCTCGACGTGATGTTCCCGGACGCCGACGGCTACCAGATTCTCGAGCGCATCAAGGGCGACGAGCGCTTTCGTGACGTCCCGGTCCTCATGGTGTCGTCGTTGCCGCCGGAAGAGGCGGCGGTGCGCACGCTGGGACTGGGCGCGGCCGATTTCGTGAAGAAGCCGTTCCGCGTGAAGGAGCTCCTGGCGCGCATCCAGGCCCAACTGCGCATGCGGGCCATCCTGCGTTCGGCAAACGACACGTTGCGCCACGTGCAGACCGAGCTGCAACGCGTGCGCGAGGAGGCGGAGAACCGGCGCAAGCTGGTCGACATCCTGCACGACGTGACCGATGATCTCTCGTCGGACGAGATCTACCACCTCCTGGCGCGCCGCGTGGCGCGCGCGCTCGACCTCACGCATTGTTCCGTGATCCTCGCCCGCGTGGGCGAACGCCCGCGTGTAGTCGCGACGGCGTTCGAGCAGGCGTCGCTGCGCAATTTCGAGTTGGACCTGGATCGCTATCCGGAGATCCGCGCCGCGCTGGACAGCGGGCGCCCGGTGCTGGTGGAGGACGTGATGACGTCGCCGCTGTATGCCGACGTGCGGCAGCGCTGGGTGCGTGACGGGACGATGGTCTCGACGCGCTCGGTCATTGCGCTCCCGTTCGCGCTCGACCAGACGCAGGCGGGGGTCTTCTTCCTGCGCCGCGCGCTGAACGAGCCGCCGCTCACGCCGGAGGACATCGAGTTCGCCGACACGGTGGTGAAGGCGGCGGTGGCGGCGGTGCAGCGCGCCAAGGTCCTCGAGACGACGATGGCCGACAACCGGCGCCTCGAGGTGCTGGCGCACACCGATCCGCTGACCGCGGTGCTCAATCGTCGCGCGCTGACGGAGCGCCTGGCCTCCGAACTCGACCGCGTGCGGCGCTACGAGTCGCAGGTCTCGGTGCTCCTGATCGACATCGATCACTTCAAGCGCGTGAACGACAGCTACGGCCACCTGGTGGGCGACGACGTCCTGATGGACGTGGGGGCGTTGCTCCAGAGTGCGGTGCGGTCGGTGGACGTGGTGGCGCGCTACGGCGGCGAGGAGTTTGTCATCGCGCTCCCCGAAACGGGGCTGATGGGCGCGACGGCCTTCGCCGAGCGCATTCGTGAGTTGATCGAGGCGCATCCGTTCCAGCACGCCGGGGGGAGCGTTTTGCGCCTGACGGCAAGCGTCGGCGTGGCGACCTATCCCTCGCCGGGGCTCGACAGCGTCGAGGACCTGCTGGCCACGGCGGACCAGGCGCTGTACCGTGCCAAGGCGGAGGGGCGGAACCGAGTCAGGACCTAA
- a CDS encoding sorbosone dehydrogenase family protein encodes MRQIRTTALVVLLAGCSAAGESGAQARAPGERAAAGRSPHLTQQTFDGKLWAPVGFSVREFARVAGVRAMTLGPDGAIYVSRPRANEIVRLVDANGDGVAETQATVVDGLDRPHGLTFRDGWLYIANTGAVVRVRLDASAGMRAMGRPETVARYSGGGGHWTRTVIFGQDGGMYVSIGSTCNICEERTPDRAAVMRFDADGSHGRVYASGLRNAVGMALHPTTGKIWVTQNERDNLEPSHEDLPFEEINILQDGGQYGWPYCHGDRVPNPEYGDQRRCDATIPPAYKLQAHSAPLGIAFLDRATALPAEYRGDALVAFHGSWNRDVPTGAKVVRLKIANGVPVGVEDFLVGWQDANGRRWGRPVDVVVARDGAVLVSDDQTGIIYRVTR; translated from the coding sequence ATGCGGCAGATCCGAACCACCGCACTGGTTGTGTTGCTCGCCGGCTGTTCGGCGGCGGGGGAGTCTGGGGCGCAGGCGCGTGCGCCTGGCGAGCGCGCCGCGGCAGGGCGCTCTCCGCACCTGACGCAGCAGACGTTTGACGGAAAGCTGTGGGCGCCGGTTGGTTTCTCCGTGCGCGAGTTTGCCCGCGTGGCCGGCGTGCGCGCCATGACGCTTGGGCCGGACGGCGCGATCTACGTGTCGCGCCCCAGGGCCAACGAGATCGTGCGCCTTGTCGACGCCAATGGTGATGGCGTGGCGGAGACACAGGCGACCGTCGTGGACGGGCTGGACCGTCCGCATGGGCTGACCTTTCGCGACGGCTGGCTCTACATCGCGAATACAGGGGCCGTCGTGCGCGTGCGCCTCGACGCGTCGGCAGGGATGCGGGCGATGGGGCGGCCGGAGACGGTCGCCAGGTACAGCGGCGGCGGCGGGCATTGGACGCGCACCGTGATCTTCGGGCAGGATGGCGGGATGTACGTCTCCATCGGTTCGACGTGCAACATTTGCGAGGAGCGGACGCCGGATCGGGCTGCCGTGATGCGCTTCGACGCCGATGGCTCACACGGGCGCGTGTATGCCAGCGGGCTGCGCAACGCGGTGGGCATGGCGTTGCACCCGACGACGGGGAAGATCTGGGTCACGCAGAACGAGCGGGACAACCTCGAGCCCTCGCACGAGGACCTGCCGTTCGAGGAGATCAACATCCTGCAGGATGGCGGGCAGTACGGCTGGCCGTACTGCCACGGCGATCGCGTGCCCAATCCCGAGTATGGCGACCAGCGACGTTGCGATGCGACGATTCCGCCGGCCTACAAGCTGCAAGCGCATTCGGCGCCGCTGGGCATTGCCTTCCTCGACCGTGCGACGGCGCTGCCGGCGGAGTACCGCGGCGACGCGCTCGTGGCGTTCCACGGGTCGTGGAACCGCGATGTCCCGACCGGAGCCAAGGTCGTGCGGCTCAAGATAGCGAATGGCGTGCCGGTTGGCGTCGAGGACTTCCTGGTGGGGTGGCAGGACGCGAACGGGAGACGCTGGGGGCGCCCGGTGGATGTCGTCGTGGCGCGCGATGGGGCGGTGCTCGTCTCCGACGACCAGACGGGGATCATCTACCGGGTGACGCGCTGA
- a CDS encoding M1 family metallopeptidase, which produces MSAVALGVSLAASLAGAQGSRPSRTGGSRPGIDVQHYDFRVDFSERGLDDSVRVSSTLTVFRSGRVDTLRLDLGGGMRVEGVEVNDRSVTFGRDSASLRIPLPNGSIDTLRVAVRVIGRPTDGLIIRRDSAGTWTAFADHFPDRARAWLPTVDHPSDKATVAWTVRSPATHRVIANGELLEETPEPAAAGHPAMLLTRWRSLRPLYTAVMVIGVAPFADYELGRTACGLGELPGCVSQSVWLSPDVRPSMPGAFARAGDIVALFSRQVGPFPYEKLSHVQSSTRYGGMENASVIFYADRIYRTRTMSEGLIAHETAHQWFGDAVTTKEWPHVWLSEGFATYFAALWTEHAHGDSAFLAEMRRMRQSVLDDSLAIIKPVVDESLSDLRYVLNGLVYQKAGFVLHMLRREVGDSAFYRGVRAYYARYRHGNALTDDFAREMELASGTKLAWFFDQWMRRPGWADLTVGWRWDATQKRLLITASQGGIAAPYRVNLSMDLTDVRGKVHRLRVTIPAARVATIPVPLPVDGAPRSITFDADVSLLGRLKTSP; this is translated from the coding sequence GTGTCCGCGGTCGCGCTTGGCGTGTCGCTCGCTGCGTCGCTTGCGGGCGCGCAGGGGTCGCGGCCGAGCCGGACTGGGGGGAGCCGGCCGGGGATAGATGTGCAGCACTATGACTTCCGCGTCGATTTCTCGGAGCGTGGGCTCGACGATTCGGTGCGAGTGTCGAGCACGCTGACGGTGTTTCGATCTGGGCGGGTGGATACGCTGCGGTTGGACCTTGGGGGTGGGATGCGGGTGGAGGGAGTCGAAGTAAATGACCGGTCGGTTACTTTTGGGCGCGACTCCGCCTCGCTCCGCATCCCCCTCCCCAACGGCTCGATCGACACCCTCCGCGTCGCCGTTCGCGTCATCGGTCGCCCCACCGACGGCCTCATCATCCGCCGCGACTCCGCCGGCACCTGGACCGCATTCGCCGACCACTTTCCCGATCGGGCACGCGCCTGGCTCCCCACGGTCGATCACCCCTCGGACAAGGCCACCGTCGCCTGGACGGTGCGATCGCCCGCCACGCATCGCGTCATCGCCAACGGCGAGCTGCTGGAAGAGACCCCGGAGCCGGCCGCTGCCGGACACCCGGCAATGCTCCTCACGCGCTGGCGATCGCTCCGCCCCCTCTACACCGCCGTGATGGTCATCGGCGTCGCCCCGTTCGCCGACTACGAACTGGGGCGCACGGCCTGCGGACTTGGCGAACTCCCGGGGTGCGTCTCGCAGAGCGTCTGGCTCTCCCCCGACGTGCGTCCGTCCATGCCGGGTGCGTTCGCGCGCGCCGGGGACATCGTTGCGCTCTTCTCGCGCCAGGTTGGCCCCTTCCCCTACGAGAAGCTCTCCCACGTCCAGAGCTCGACGCGCTACGGCGGGATGGAGAACGCATCGGTCATCTTCTACGCCGACCGCATCTACCGTACGCGCACCATGTCCGAGGGGCTCATCGCCCACGAGACGGCGCACCAGTGGTTCGGCGACGCGGTCACCACGAAAGAGTGGCCGCACGTCTGGCTCTCCGAGGGGTTCGCAACCTACTTCGCCGCACTCTGGACCGAGCACGCCCACGGCGATTCAGCCTTCCTCGCCGAGATGCGGCGCATGCGGCAGTCGGTCCTCGACGACTCGCTCGCGATCATCAAGCCCGTCGTCGATGAATCGCTGAGCGACCTGCGCTACGTCCTCAATGGACTCGTCTACCAGAAGGCCGGATTCGTCCTCCACATGCTGCGACGCGAGGTAGGCGACAGCGCGTTCTATCGCGGCGTCCGCGCGTACTACGCCCGCTACCGGCACGGCAACGCACTCACCGACGATTTCGCCCGCGAGATGGAGTTGGCGTCGGGGACAAAGCTGGCGTGGTTCTTCGACCAGTGGATGCGCCGCCCGGGTTGGGCCGATCTCACGGTGGGTTGGCGGTGGGACGCAACGCAGAAGCGCCTCCTGATCACCGCGTCGCAGGGGGGCATCGCGGCACCCTATCGCGTGAACCTGTCGATGGACTTGACCGATGTTCGCGGAAAGGTGCACCGCCTGCGCGTCACGATTCCGGCAGCGCGCGTCGCCACGATTCCCGTCCCGCTCCCGGTCGACGGGGCCCCGCGGTCCATCACCTTCGACGCCGACGTCTCGCTCCTGGGGCGCCTCAAGACGTCGCCGTAG
- a CDS encoding saccharopine dehydrogenase NADP-binding domain-containing protein — translation MRMLVLGAGLQGSACAFDLLQQADVQEVRIADLHVDHLPPFLTPYLGGRLVPTVLDVRDRNAVLAAMNGVTAVMSAIPYYFNESLAALAVEAGVHFSDLGGNTEIVFNQKKLHDAAKAKGVSIIPDCGVAPGMVNILAEYGIEQLDSVEAVKIFVGGLPQFPEPPLNYQIVYSLEGVLDYYTTLSWVVRDGKRTQVKALSELETVTFPAPVGDLEAFHTAGGLSTMAFRYEGKIPTMEYKTLRYPGHAKIMEAIRELGLLELEKVDVKGVSVSPRDVAVAVMGPRLTKKKPDLVALRVSVTGTKGGKPATIAWNLVDRFDEQHGISAMMRTTGYSLAITGLFQGRGRIAAGVLTPDESMPGADYIAALAARGVVLEESRS, via the coding sequence ATGCGGATGCTCGTTCTTGGCGCCGGCCTCCAAGGCTCGGCCTGCGCCTTCGATCTCTTGCAGCAAGCCGACGTCCAGGAAGTCCGGATCGCCGACCTCCACGTCGACCACCTCCCCCCGTTCCTGACCCCCTACCTGGGCGGGCGCCTGGTGCCCACCGTGCTCGATGTCCGCGATCGGAACGCTGTCCTCGCGGCCATGAACGGCGTGACCGCCGTGATGAGCGCCATCCCGTACTACTTCAACGAGTCGCTGGCTGCGCTGGCGGTCGAGGCCGGGGTGCACTTCTCCGACCTGGGCGGCAACACCGAGATCGTCTTCAACCAGAAGAAGCTCCACGACGCCGCCAAGGCGAAAGGAGTCTCGATCATTCCGGACTGCGGCGTGGCCCCAGGAATGGTGAACATCCTCGCCGAGTACGGCATCGAGCAATTGGACTCGGTTGAGGCGGTGAAGATCTTCGTGGGCGGGCTTCCGCAGTTCCCCGAGCCGCCGCTCAACTACCAGATCGTCTACTCGCTCGAGGGTGTGCTCGACTACTACACGACGCTCTCCTGGGTGGTGCGCGACGGCAAGCGCACGCAGGTAAAGGCGCTCTCGGAGCTGGAAACGGTCACATTCCCGGCACCGGTTGGCGACCTCGAGGCCTTTCACACCGCCGGCGGGCTCTCCACCATGGCGTTCCGCTATGAGGGGAAGATCCCGACGATGGAATACAAGACGCTGCGCTACCCGGGGCACGCGAAGATCATGGAAGCGATTCGCGAGCTCGGGCTGCTCGAGCTGGAGAAGGTGGACGTGAAGGGCGTGTCGGTCTCGCCGCGCGACGTCGCCGTTGCCGTGATGGGGCCGCGGCTCACGAAGAAGAAGCCGGACCTTGTCGCGCTGCGCGTGAGCGTCACCGGCACCAAGGGCGGGAAGCCGGCCACGATTGCCTGGAACCTGGTCGATCGCTTCGACGAGCAACACGGAATCTCGGCGATGATGCGTACCACCGGCTACTCGCTCGCGATCACCGGGTTGTTCCAGGGGCGCGGTCGCATCGCCGCGGGCGTCCTCACGCCTGACGAGAGCATGCCGGGCGCCGACTACATTGCCGCCCTGGCGGCGCGCGGCGTCGTGCTGGAGGAGTCGCGCTCGTAA
- a CDS encoding NAD(P)H-binding protein — protein sequence MSRVILVLSATGNVGRPLIRQLVARGEPVKAASRGGSDFEGAVGVACDFADPTTWAAAFDGVDCVFVMLPTGFAGATAMQERIIRYAVERRCKIVLQTIVEGYGGAAGDVHASPYLGAERLLATAGVPFVILRLGWFMDNFRTGGDALTFSETAQAFAEVLGRPMEFRATTVNAFTDALVAAGMPREQTAGLVGALEQVEMGAAGDVFHDVERLLRKPPRTIRQYVADNVAIFSA from the coding sequence ATGTCACGGGTCATCCTCGTCCTGTCGGCGACAGGCAACGTCGGGCGGCCGTTGATCAGGCAACTTGTTGCCCGTGGAGAGCCGGTCAAGGCGGCCTCTCGTGGAGGGAGCGACTTCGAGGGCGCTGTGGGTGTTGCGTGCGACTTTGCCGATCCCACCACCTGGGCGGCCGCGTTCGATGGCGTGGACTGCGTGTTCGTCATGTTGCCGACCGGCTTCGCGGGAGCGACGGCGATGCAGGAACGCATCATTCGATACGCGGTGGAACGCCGGTGCAAGATCGTTCTTCAGACCATCGTCGAAGGCTACGGAGGCGCCGCGGGGGATGTCCACGCGAGCCCGTACCTCGGCGCGGAACGTCTCCTGGCGACCGCTGGCGTCCCCTTCGTCATTCTCCGGCTCGGCTGGTTCATGGACAACTTCCGCACCGGCGGCGATGCGCTGACGTTCAGCGAAACCGCGCAAGCATTCGCCGAGGTGCTGGGGCGACCCATGGAGTTTCGCGCAACCACAGTCAACGCCTTCACCGATGCACTGGTTGCAGCGGGGATGCCGCGCGAGCAGACGGCGGGTCTCGTGGGTGCGCTCGAACAGGTGGAGATGGGAGCGGCGGGGGACGTCTTTCACGACGTCGAGCGACTATTACGCAAGCCGCCCCGCACCATTCGGCAGTATGTCGCCGACAACGTGGCGATCTTCTCCGCCTGA